In Aedes albopictus strain Foshan chromosome 3, AalbF5, whole genome shotgun sequence, the following are encoded in one genomic region:
- the LOC115254199 gene encoding golgin subfamily A member 2: MLRKTTIMADKKEKIAAARKKLKQYQSKQKHDGPGRGESDSAGETPVPASSINNNSSTQPSPSPTPVASEDDIQNQNHVLPTSAAGGVQPSSYSVANYFNSNAIPDFLAMEPQVAQPEPVAMEGSVHSINRISEEIGQLIANASADLGPQNTILELESEKAELSRVMNAQKLENDELRLRLRNSQSSVEELKNEVDKLKLENSTMVTSELGPIQEQLQMQIQAVGVLVGEKAELTATVSKYQSLLKEKSTENDELQNRLKASRATVQKLEKELEGIKLSGSRFEELERTIGAQLNEYQEEANKFKKLYEDLQEDLSELKQKLLVRNEEFQMVQKELEQTRSELSLSKLRVEQLSSDDDQDFNAKIESLSQQNLIKSQQIKDLQNIINQIGNERDQSNQQYQNYVLHLNREVANLADKIQELTEENSRLSSREDTLVRHVGELERQIQQQLTKQRTYAAQQNDEPGGDEQKVALEAEVKLLREKIAARDAERADSTPQNDAVEQLQRKYEEKLTLGEQKIAELQLALERLQLDKPDVAKLMAEIESGKVGAARAVAQNMELKAQLEEMQKAFVQISNDKLELTDKLQTELHLGKEMKATYGQLEEELHSIREKLHYKDEEMIRLAHETTELQKQILQQNQEIDRLRYYESRANDSSTLQSELQHAQQQLQQLQQSNLNREEIVTTSVENNDHSGHNHHHDCNSHDQHHQHAEQHDLHREIETLKQEKAELVNAINNLQNRSKASPGHDIADENHVDRGHDGISDSVSTVSIPTQEAMEKLQERFKRTMLEVAELTDEKQRLEHLVMQLQGETETIGEYITLYQQQRRMLKQKDMERDLQLEQLAHDREMMKLKLKELNYLVHQLVVEKGGSVPRTSSPTDELRHHHPPVVDLPSPSPVASPNSFSPAPSENGETPEMAKVHHIRPTETAGRILSLLSDIKEANIPYGSGVQHCSCCSGRLETV, from the exons ATGTTACGAAAAACAACAATCATGGCAGACAAGAAGGAAAAAATTGCTGCTGCCCGAAAAAAG CTTAAGCAATACCAATCAAAGCAAAAACACGATGGTCCTGGCAGAGGCGAAAGTGACTCCGCAGGGGAAACTCCCGTTCCGGCGTCTAGCATCAACAATAACAGTAGCACGCAACCATCGCCGTCGCCAACCCCCGTCGCATCCGAGGATGACATCCAAAACCAAAATCATGTCTTACCGACGTCGGCAGCGGGAGGGGTCCAACCGTCGTCCTACAGTGTGGCGAATTATTTCAACAGCAACGCCATACCGGATTTCCTCGCGATGGAACCACAGGTCGCCCAACCGGAACCAGTGGCCATGGAGGGCAGCGTTCACAGTATAAATCGGATATCGGAGGaaattggtcagttgattgcgAATGCCAGTGCGGATCTGGGACCGCAAAATACAATCCTGGAGCTGGAGTCGGAAAAGGCGGAACTGTCCCGGGTGATGAACGCCCAAAAACTGGAAAACGACGAGCTGCGGCTGCGGCTGAGGAACAGCCAATCTTCGGTGGAGGAATTGAAGAATGAGGTCGATAAGTTGAAGTTGGAAAATAGCACTATGGTGACGAGTGAATTGGGACCGATTCAGGAACAGCTGCAGATGCAAATTCAAGCCGTTGGGGTGCTTGTTGGAGAGAAAGCCGAACTGACGGCAACCGTCAGCAAGTATCAAAGTCTGTTGAAGGAGAAATCGACGGAGAACGATGAGCTGCAGAATCGACTGAAAGCGTCTAGGGCGACGGTTCAAAAGCTGGAGAAAGAACTGGAAGGGATCAAGCTGTCCGGATCGAGATTTGAAGAGCTGGAACGAACGATTGGAGCTCAGTTGAATGAGTATCAAGAGGAAGCGAACAAATTCAAAAAGTTGTACGAAGATCTCCAGGAAGATTTGAGCGAGCTGAAGCAGAAACTTCTAGTGCGTAACGAAGAGTTCCAAATGGTTCAGAAAGAACTCGAACAAACCCGATCGGAGCTTAGCTTGTCCAAGTTGCGTGTCGAACAGCTTTCCTCGGACGACGATCAGGATTTCAACGCCAAAATTGAATCCCTCAGCCAGCAGAACCTTATTAAATCTCAGCAAATCAAGGACCTCCAGAATATAATCAACCAGATCGGGAACGAGCGGGACCAAAGTAACCAGCAGTACCAGAACTATGTGCTTCACCTGAACCGGGAAGTAGCAAATCTGGCCGACAAAATCCAAGAACTCACCGAGGAGAATAGTCGACTGTCGTCGCGGGAGGACACTCTGGTGCGGCACGTCGGAGAACTGGAGCGACAAATTCAGCAGCAGTTGACGAAACAGCGCACCTATGCGGCACAGCAAAATGATGAACCGGGTGGTGATGAACAGAAGGTAGCTCTTGAGGCGGAAGTTAAACTGCTGAGAGAGAAGATTGCTGCTAGAGATGCAGAACGAGCTGATAGCACG CCACAAAACGACGCGGTGGAACAACTTCAACGAAAGTACGAAGAGAAGCTTACGTTGGGCGAACAAAAGATAGCAGAACTGCAGCTGGCGCTGGAACGCTTGCAGCTGGACAAACCGGACGTGGCGAAACTGATGGCCGAAATCGAGAGCGGAAAAGTCGGTGCCGCGCGGGCAGTGGCGCAGAATATGGAACTGAAAGCACAGCTGGAAGAGATGCAGAAGGCGTTTGTGCAAATT AGCAACGACAAGTTAGAGCTAACCGACAAGCTTCAAACAGAACTCCACCTGGGAAAAGAGATGAAGGCCACCTACGGCCAACTGGAAGAGGAGCTACATTCAATTCGTGAGAAGCTTCACTACAAAGACGAGGAAATGATTCGACTAGCGCACGAGACCACGGAGCTTCAAAAACAGATCTTACAGCAGAACCAAGAGATCGATCGGTTACGTTATTACGAGTCACGTGCGAACGATTCCAGCACTTTGCAGTCCGAACTACAGCATGCTCAGCAACAACTGCAACAATTGCAACAGTCAAACCTTAATCGCGAAGAAATAGTCACAACAAGTGTAGAAAATAATGATCACAGTGGTCACAATCATCATCATGATTGCAATAGTCACGACCAGCATCATCAGCACGCTGAACAGCACGATCTACACAGGGAAATCGAAACATTGAAACAGGAAAAGGCTGAACTGGTGAATGCCATCAACAATCTGCAGAACAGATCTAAGGCAAGCCCGGGCCATGACATTGCCGATGAAAATCACGTGGATCGTGGACATGATGGCATCAGTGATAGCGTTTCCACCGTGAGCATTCCCACACAAGAGGCCATGGAAAagcttcaggagcgtttcaagcgAACAATGCTAGAGGTTGCTGAGCTGACTGACGAGAAACAACGGCTGGAGCATTTGGTAATGCAGCTGCAGGGCGAAACGGAAACCATTGGTGAATACATTACCCTCTACCAGCAGCAGCGCAGGATGTTGAAACAGAAAGACATGGAGCGGGATCTCCAGTTGGAACAGCTGGCGCACGATCGCGAGATGATGAAGCTGAAGCTGAAAGAGCTCAACTATCTCGTCCATCAGCTGGTGGTGGAAAAGGGTGGCTCCGTACCGCGAACATCATCGCCAACCGATGAACTGCGTCACCATCATCCACCGGTCGTCGATTTACCGTCTCCATCGCCTGTTGCTAGTCCAAACAGCTTCTCGCCAGCGCCCAGTGAAAATGGGGAAACTCCAGAAATGGCCAAGGTGCACCACATTCGGCCCACGGAAACTGCCGGAAGGATTCTGTCTCTCCTCAGTGACATCAAGGAAGCGAATATTCCTTACGGAAGCGGTGTGCAGCACTGTTCGTGTTGCTCCGGGCGGCTGGAAACCGTCTAG